Proteins from a single region of Mytilus trossulus isolate FHL-02 chromosome 2, PNRI_Mtr1.1.1.hap1, whole genome shotgun sequence:
- the LOC134707477 gene encoding uncharacterized protein LOC134707477, protein MPQQSTNRQATILEKLKSGNVDSIDKDVIEFLSPALNGKVDDIQQHGIFAVHFLHGSFAIMSTAKVSTDLLEAVEQCYKFYRQARDQIALSEALAIPKLLYHILTKIPVKGFQQYIISLCNYLYDELLLVNDCKNDMASTIVSNTYSRLWNLAIKQEQEIEGHDWEILQLRHLILKILLLKPGTANSVTEKLVLALSRYEKTILQKEKTLDETSFPVVDLVADTLTCLHNHKLSDGEELSPLLLHQFLLKLGTQYDIKIAIKYTMTDISLWSVVYQKNTEIHNLYRILYYYGNQIFVWMYSNNKENAKENYPAQRGKETEQIAETLPEIVKSLSHDSLNIVIDILLIVIRYVEKTDLQTDRLLSVLKTLSKINPVLLKWKPAQEKQAKIIIDLVQTQMKILFNYIKSSSDKEEFGRLIDVCEDITQSYSTLLQDPESKGKDHDRHYCGYLVSKLAQMCFEKNLFQMAIVFYKIACLQLNLYVNSDNTLKETRMDEVCLGRKYISLAEIYLECDDTKAALDSIITCVLVHPSHVTQAVKVWVKVKKDLTKNGSEEMNKKTFGQSVFEQDKTVDICSLLKMENDIFKSTRKRIYPAEIEILQQLIKEAANQPLIKSRALLEIALVHWQSGLKGNRDILEYLRQAESVLVAVENSQEVLGQVYLWQYVINHEEMSAQILSSIDIEVPKPEPGEEPDTVIAGTPSVYMTVAKEKEAIELLEKAVASWDTLEDDISDASMLLQSIMTCARVYQLLRKHDQQLHVIKMYYKLADIHVSTMTSDATSLLIESLISVGMVSEAEQFIDSMDDWDKQKWKEQTTHCQIAKCCYKLSSQQYEEGISILNEVLSVISVQNKTWTVSVLEGKAKRLMSQFLTFPHNSKSDYSLDYAYEAVRFHTGVVQFLLGKEFLCKDADTSKGNSVDRWTALIEVLESLYNLGYLYFHIGEAREAKCYLKEGWKIARYFGLPSWNIKFSNQIAKLHCTSDKGEEAVKYLSEIYKVLSPTTTIEPPVAEIVVPECINHILEQDLCSYCDDNLLLILKLVPMVTEVYIVMDQDNEAILMLEKMEAAICQLIKEKNHGNDLKNFDMVKELNFLHMEIITYLAELCMNQDMTRSQRLLKQGEDISGSDRSSFVTQSRLKLCQSLCGFNQQSFHRSSSDCDTMVVKDDVSEDLFYSLPVVNLSKKFEKMSVKNEVEIISKQDVAKKNFGGKAKTQSIDLDSDAMETNVEIHDNINTENIKSGRKTRKEPIKNKAKKLSLDEQDNGEVVANRKNIAENTEINVVDDSEENSLIKEKPKRGSKLKKNSKLKNEIDLSKVDNEVMETPIKTEPKLLMKTPRSVCSRKAVLDLIMDSDEDDIKPLTSVRKRRPVSKKQSAQKSSSSNNDIYTFSDEENTTKSDDVKNKKGSVRCRSVRSRKGKVGSEQTVDVETARHSLSDEISEDVEITSSKTKSNKKESKIPRPTAKSKNQVSKNKTVSKSKKVDVEGLSIENARLNQDDNESKICDIYDFNDNEEEETISKNAKVKKNCKKTETTRTRRLQRSKVDGTEKTRSDSESEDEKLFRMDDSLTVKDDESEMIDTDHGEDISFTVHSQDDVYEYDNLIIHEVTENDEISLNESIEIFRGDNKAGKGTRKGRTQKKAVKEAEDSEEQATGETTEVLRSSKLLKRTQVKSEKVVKIDSVPKTDSQTCNNQLIETLEEAYKQVQHLPSPPVYSSICHMLALQYMESFPLKAAFYLAESIAVTFRHQSLVNASRKIRKSSKLNESTEAAVRENATAEVNNLQKSQEILHFNKTEEEFKTMMTQIPDDWSVCQISVVSHSTPAVMMISRLDREGQPVVVQLPGFNSEQGREILSEFSTIINESRETMKITEKNDWWKLRRGLDTRLQTLLENIEKFWLGRWKFLLLGNPEGVSADELIQMTENIMKMLAVLSDRPINRAIIKALLQSGNNLTSDQLNQVLTNLTDSNEVSEVSKAITQFWNKHIPSDVKRHHVILLLDKMIQHLPWENLSILRSHSLSRLPSLYHMINYLSQTVEKTGVSIVDKHKVYYVLNPDNNLPATQETFQEWFSKTKGWQGIVGKPPTAEQYKTALSQYDLLVYCGHGNGNKYLNGDDLQQLKCRAAVFLMGCSSGQLQTKGQLEASGMMLNYFLANCPCIVSNLWDVTDKDIDRFLEHLLQSCLSDKPCDVLSSMSSAREACRLPFLIGAAPVVYGFPIVTRVDKS, encoded by the exons CTGCTTTAAATGGTAAAGTTGATGACATTCAGCAGCATGGGATATTTGCAGTGCACTTCCTCCATGGCAGTTTTGCTATTATGTCAACAGCCAAAGTTTCTACTGATTTACTTGAAGCAGTTGAGCAATGCTACAAATTCTATAGACAAGCAAGGGACCAGATAGCACTGAGTGAAGCCCTTGCCATACCAAAACTTCTGTATCATATCCTGACAAAAATTCCAGTTAAA GGATTTCAGCAgtatattatctccctttgtaacTACCTGTATGATGAACTGTTACTTGTTAATGACTGCAAGAATGACATGGCTAGTACAATTGTCAGCAATACATATAGTCGTCTGTGGAACCTGGCCATTAAACAGGAGCAAGAGATTGAAGGACATGACTGGGAAATCTTACAACTTAGACATCTTATACTCAAAATTCTACTGCTTAAACCAGGAACAGCAAATAGTGTGACAGAGAAACTTGTTCTAGCTCTTTCAAG ATATGAGAAAACCATTTTACAAAAAGAGAAGACACTGGATGAGACTTCCTTTCCTGTTGTTGATTTAGTGGCAGACACTTTGACCTGTCTGCATAACCACAAACTATCAGATGGagaggagttatctcccctattATTACATCAGTTCCTATTGAAGCTTGGGACACAATATGACATAAAAATAGCAATTAAATACACAATGACTGACATTAGCCTTTGGAGTGTAGTATATCAGAAAAATACGgaaattcataatttatataGAATTTTATATTACTATGGAAACCAAATCTTTGTTTGGATGTACAgcaataataaagaaaatgcCAAAGAAAATTATCCTGCACAGCGTGGAAAAGAAACAGAACAAATCGCTGAAACACTTCCTGAAATTGTAAAGTCTTTATCTCATGACAGTCTTAACATAGTGATAGACATCTTGCTTATAGTTATAAGATATGTGGAGAAAACTGACCTCCAAACAGACAGACTTTTGTCAGTGCTTAAAACCTTGTCTAAGATCAATCCAGTATTACTAAAATGGAAACCAGCACAAGAGAAACAAGCTAAAATCATTATAGATCTAGTCCAGACTCAgatgaaaattttgtttaattacataAAAAGCAGTTCAG ACAAAGAAGAGTTCGGTAGATTGATAGATGTATGTGAAGACATCACACAGTCCTATAGTACATTACTACAAGATCCTGAATCTAAAGGAAAGGATCATGACAGACATTACTGTG GTTATTTAGTATCCAAGCTGGCTCAAATGTGTTTTGAGAAGAACTTGTTTCAAATGGCTatagtattttataaaatagccTGTCTTCAACTTAACCTGTATGTGAATTCTGACAACACTCTGAAAGAAACAAGAATGGATGAG GTTTGTTTGGGTAGGAAGTATATAAGTTTAGCTGAGATCTATTTGGAATGTGATGATACTAAAGCTGCCCTAGACTCCATCATTACCTGTGTATTGGTTCATCCTAGTCATGTGACACAGGCAGTTAAAGTTTGggttaaagttaaaaaagatttaaccaaaaatggAAGTGaggaaatgaataaaaa aactTTTGGACAGTCTGTTTTTGAACAAGATAAAACGGTTGATATATGTAGTCTTCTGAAGAtggaaaatgacatttttaagTCAACTAG AAAAAGAATATATCCTGCAGAAATAGAAATATTACAACAACTGATTAAAGAAGCAGCCAATCAACCATTAATTAAAAGCAGAGCCCTGTTGGAGATAGCCTTAGTACATTGGCAAAGTGGATTAAAAGGAAATAG GGACATACTGGAATACTTAAGACAAGCAGAATCAGTACTGGTTGCTGTAGAGAATTCACAGGAGGTTTTGGGCCAAGTATACCTGTGGCAGTATGTTATTAACCATGAAGAAATGTCAGCACAG ATTTTGTCCAGTATTGATATTGAAGTACCAAAGCCAGAACCTGGAGAAGAACCTGATACTGTCATTGCAGGCACTCCAAGTGTTTACATGACTGTTGCCAAGGAAAAAGAGGCCATTGAATTGTTGGAGAAAGCTGTTGCATCATGGGATACATTAGAAGATGATATAAGTGATGCTTCCATGTTATTACAGTCAATCATGACATGTGCTCGTGTGTACCAACTATTGAGAAAG CATGACCAGCAGTTACATGTTATCAAAATGTACTATAAGTTGGCTGACATACATGTCTCTACTATGACCTCAGATGCAACAAGTCTCCTTATAGAATCTCTCATATCTGTTGGGATGGTATCAGAGGCAGAACAGTTTATTGACAGTATGGATGATTGGGACAAACAGAAATGGAAGGAGCAGACAACTCATTGTCAGATTGCTAAGTGCTGTTATAAATTAAGTAGCCAACAG TACGAAGAAGGAATATCCATTCTGAATGAGGTCCTGTCTGTGATTTcagtacagaacaaaacatGGACAGTTTCAGTCCTTGAAGGCAAAGCTAAACGTTTGATGTCCCAATTTCTGACCTTCCCTCACAACAGTAAATCTGATTACAGTTTAGATTATGCATATGAAGCTGTGAGGTTCCATACAGGAGTTGTACAGTTTCTTTTGGGGAAAGAATTTCTATGTAAAGATGCTGATACGAGTAAAG GAAACTCTGTAGATCGATGGACAGCCTTGATAGAAGTATTAGAATCTCTGTATAATTTAGGATACTTGTACTTTCACATTGGGGAAGCAAGAGAGGCCAAGTGTTACTTAAAAGAGGGATGGAAAATAGCTCGATACTTTGGTCTCCCTTCATG GAATATCAAGTTCTCAAATCAGATAGCCAAACTTCACTGTACAAGTGATAAAGGGGAGGAAGCAGTGAAATATTTGTCTGAAATTTACAAAGTTTTATCTCCAACCACTACAATAGAACCACCTGTAGCTGAGATAGTCGTTCCTGAAtgtataaatcatattttagaaCAAGACTTATGTAGCTATTGTGATGATAATTTACTACTCATATTAAAACTTGTTCCTATGGTTACTGAAGTTTACATTGTAATGGATCAGGATAATGAAGCTATACTAATGCTAGAAAAAATGGAAGCAGCAATTTGTCAACTGATAAAAGAAAAGAATCATGGCaatgatttaaaaaactttgatatGGTGAAAGAGTTGAACTTCTTACATATGGAAATCATAACCTATTTAGCTGAACTGTGTATGAATCAGGATATGACTAGAAGTCAGCGGCTGCTTAAACAAGGTGAAGATATCAGTGGATCAGATAGAAGTAGTTTCGTTACACAATCTAGACTAAAACTATGTCAATCATTATGTGGATTCAATCAGCAAAGTTTTCATAGGTCCTCATCTGATTGTGATACGATGGTGGTAAAGGATGATGTAAGTGAAGACTTGTTTTACTCCTTACCTGTTGTTAAtctatctaagaaatttgaaaagatgtCTGTGAAGAATGAGGTTGAAATTATCAGTAAACAGGATGTAGCAAAGAAAAACTTTGGTGGGAAGGCAAAGACACAGTCCATTGATTTGGATAGTGATGCCATGGAAACCAATGTAGAGATTCATGATAATATCAACACTGAGAACATTAAGAGTGGCAGAAAAACAAGGAAAGaaccaataaaaaataaagccaAAAAATTAAGTCTGGATGAACAAGATAATGGTGAAGTTGTAGCCAATCGTAAAAATATAGCAGAAAACACTGAAATAAATGTTGTTGATGATTCTGAGGAAAACAgtttaattaaagaaaaaccTAAAAGGGGATCAAAGttgaagaaaaattcaaaattaaagaatgaAATAGACTTATCAAAAGTAGATAATGAAGTGATGGAAACTCCTATCAAAACTGAGCCAAAGTTGTTAATGAAGACACCGAGAAGTGTTTGTAGTCGTAAGGCTGTTTTAGATTTGATAATGGACAGTGATGAGGATGATATAAAACCTCTGACTTCTGTTAGGAAAAGGAGACCAGTAAGTAAAAAACAGTCTGCACAAAAATCTTCAAGCAGCAATAATGATATTTATACCTTCAGTGATGAAGAAAATACCACAAAATCAGATGATGTGAAGAATAAAAAGGGGAGTGTTAGGTGTAGGTCTGTAAGATCAAGGAAAGGTAAAGTTGGGAGTGAACAAACAGTAGATGTTGAAACAGCACGTCACAGTCTCTCTGATGAAATATCGGAAGATGTAGAAATAACAAGTTCTAAGACCAAATCAAATAAGAAAGAATCAAAGATACCTAGACCTACAGCAAAGTCTAAGAACCAAGTTAGCAAGAACAAAACTGTGTCCAAATCTAAAAAGGTGGATGTGGAAGGGCTGAGCATTGAAAATGCAAGATTAAACCAAGATGATAATGAATCAAAGATATGTGATATTTATGACTTTAATGACAATGAAGAGGAAGAAACAATTAGTAAAAATGCTAAAGTAAAGAAAAATTGTAAGAAAACAGAGACTACAAGAACCAGGAGATTGCAGAGGTCGAAGGTTGATGGCACAGAAAAGACTCGATCAGATTCTGAATCTGAAGATGAGAAATTGTTCAGAATGGATGACAGTCTTACTGTTAAAGATGATGAATCAG AAATGATAGATACAGACCATGGTGAAGATATTAGCTTTACTGTCCATTCACAAGATGATGTTTATGAATATGATAATCTGATTATACATGAGGTCACAGAAAATGATG AAATTAGTTTAAATGAGTCCATAGAAATTTTTCGAGGGGATAATAAAGCTGGAAAGGGAACCAGAAAAGGAAGGACCCAAAAGAAAGCTGTGAAAGAAGCAGAAGATTCTGAAGAGCAAGCGACAGGGGAGACAACTGAAGTCTTAAGATCCAGCAAATTGTTAAAAAGAACTCAAGTGAAATCAGAAAAAGTTGTCAAGATAGATTCTGTTCCAAAGACTGACAGTCAAACTT GTAATAATCAACTAATAGAGACTTTAGAGGAAGCCTATAAACAAGTCCAGCATCTACCATCCCCACCAGTTTACTCCTCCATCTGTCACATGCTTGCCCTACAATACATGGAGTCATTCCCATTAAAGGCAGCATTCTACCTAGCAGAGTCAATAGCAGTCACATTCAGACATCAGTCATTGGTTAATGCCTCTAGAAAAATCAG AAAGTCCAGCAAGTTAAATGAAAGTACAGAAGCTGCTGTAAGGGAAAATGCTACTGCAGAAGTTAACAATCTACAGAAAAGTCAagaaatattacattttaataaaacagaagaagaatttaaaacaatgatGACACAAATACCAGATG attggtctgtttgtcagatATCTGTTGTTTCTCATAGTACACCTGCTGTGATGATGATAAGTCGACTTGATAGAGAGGGACAGCCTGTAGTTGTACAGCTGCCAGGGTTTAACTCTGAACAG GGAAGAGAAATATTATCAGAATTCTCCACCATCATCAATGAAAGCAGAGAGACAATGAAAATAACAGAGAAAAATGATTGGTGGAAATTGAGAAGAGGTTTGGATACAAGATTGCAG ACATTGCTGGAAAATATAGAGAAGTTTTGGCTTGGAAGATGGAAGTTTTTGTTGCTTGGTAACCCAGAAGGTGTTAGTGCTGATGAACTGATTCAAATGACAGAAAATATCATGAAGATGCTAGCTGTACTTTCTGACCGACCAATCAACAGAGCTATCATAAAA GCATTACTTCAGAGTGGGAACAATCTAACCAGTGACCAATTAAATCAGGTGTTGACCAATCTTACTGACTCAAATGAAGTATCAGAAGTATCTAAAGCTATTACACAGTTCTGGAATAAACATATCCCAAGTGATGTTAAACGACATCATGTCATTCTACTGTTAGACAAG ATGATACAACACCTTCCTTGGGAGAACTTATCTATTCTTAGAAGTCATTCACTATCTAGACTACCTTCCCTATATCATATGATAAATTATCTGTCGCAAACAGTGGAGAAAACAGGTGTATCTATTGTAgataaacacaaggtttattaTGTACTTAATCCAGACAACAATTTACCTGCAACACAAGAAACTTTTCAAGAGTGGTTCTCAAA